The Levilactobacillus yonginensis genome window below encodes:
- a CDS encoding ERF family protein gives AAVDGALPESLGYTQEATSDTNGVSITTMLFDASGEYIIYNPLSMPVQRKDAQAFGSAETYARRYSLSAAFGVSASKDDDGQQATKAAPNNRAAQQPAHRNNGTQQSNRQPLPVTKKQATTLNGLFEAMSKAASAPIEAVRNGYLEKLNVSQVNDLTHDGANQLIRLVTVQLKNQSEKRNSND, from the coding sequence CGCTGCAGTAGATGGGGCGTTGCCAGAATCGTTAGGTTATACGCAGGAAGCGACCAGCGATACTAATGGTGTCTCTATTACGACTATGCTGTTTGATGCTAGTGGCGAGTACATCATTTACAATCCACTTAGCATGCCAGTACAGCGCAAAGACGCGCAGGCATTCGGCTCTGCTGAAACTTATGCACGACGATATAGTTTATCAGCAGCATTCGGCGTATCCGCTTCTAAAGATGACGATGGACAACAAGCAACTAAAGCGGCTCCTAACAACCGTGCGGCACAACAACCAGCTCATAGGAATAACGGGACACAACAAAGCAATCGTCAACCCCTGCCTGTAACTAAAAAGCAGGCCACAACACTTAATGGATTGTTTGAGGCAATGAGTAAGGCAGCAAGTGCCCCAATTGAAGCTGTTAGAAACGGTTATCTGGAAAAATTAAACGTTAGCCAGGTCAATGATTTGACGCATGACGGTGCTAACCAACTGATCAGACTAGTGACTGTTCAATTAAAAAATCAAAGTGAGAAGAGGAATTCTAATGATTAA
- the ssb gene encoding single-stranded DNA-binding protein, translating to MINRVVLTGRLTRDVDLRHTQGGDAVATFNLAVDRRFTNKQGEREADFVSCVIWRKSAENFANFFHKGSLVGIDGRIQTRNYENQQGQRVYVTEVIVENFSFLEPKKSTGNSSYQNNRPQNNTSDPFANNGNPMDIQDDDLPF from the coding sequence ATGATTAATCGAGTAGTTTTGACCGGACGACTAACCCGCGATGTGGATTTACGGCATACGCAAGGCGGTGATGCTGTAGCTACTTTCAATCTGGCCGTTGACCGGCGGTTCACCAACAAACAAGGTGAGCGCGAAGCTGATTTTGTTAGTTGCGTTATTTGGCGCAAGTCGGCAGAAAACTTTGCTAACTTCTTCCACAAGGGTTCCCTTGTCGGCATTGATGGCCGTATTCAAACACGTAACTATGAAAATCAGCAAGGCCAACGCGTATACGTCACAGAAGTTATTGTTGAGAACTTCTCGTTCTTGGAACCAAAAAAATCTACTGGTAACAGTAGTTATCAAAATAATCGGCCGCAGAACAATACGAGTGATCCGTTTGCTAATAACGGCAATCCCATGGATATTCAAGATGATGATCTCCCATTCTGA
- a CDS encoding putative HNHc nuclease has translation MQRSRSKYFERNGKSYLLVELDHQPNLDHIETVSGSRDQLYLDWELADTRKARPQQRRLFFALLNDIADYFVVPQDFLKAMFYGQYREYTNGNEISLSDTTESSVSDANVLLDLVIDFMFTWRVPFKQGYELLPREQEYYQYQCCRHRRCMVCGREHSDINHVDTVGSGRNRNHLDHTQLRVNCLCREHHTEWHKIGPTAFGEKYHIPVTGIKLDEETLRKIGVRGNYRGETNGKSIN, from the coding sequence ATGCAGCGGTCACGATCAAAATACTTTGAACGGAATGGCAAGTCATACTTGTTAGTTGAGCTTGATCATCAGCCTAATTTAGACCATATCGAGACCGTTAGCGGTTCACGTGACCAACTTTACCTGGATTGGGAACTAGCCGACACACGCAAAGCTAGGCCGCAACAACGGCGTCTATTCTTTGCCCTGCTAAATGATATTGCTGATTACTTCGTGGTGCCACAAGACTTCCTGAAAGCAATGTTTTATGGCCAATATCGTGAGTATACCAATGGTAATGAGATTAGCCTGTCAGACACGACAGAATCGTCTGTGAGCGACGCTAACGTGTTACTCGACCTAGTTATCGACTTCATGTTTACGTGGCGTGTACCGTTCAAACAAGGCTATGAATTGCTACCGAGAGAGCAAGAGTATTACCAGTATCAGTGTTGCCGGCATCGTCGGTGCATGGTGTGTGGCCGTGAACATTCGGATATTAACCACGTTGATACAGTTGGATCTGGCCGCAATCGGAATCATCTTGACCATACGCAACTACGAGTTAACTGTTTGTGCCGAGAGCACCATACAGAATGGCACAAGATCGGTCCGACAGCCTTTGGCGAGAAGTATCACATTCCAGTTACTGGGATCAAGTTGGACGAAGAGACGTTGAGAAAGATTGGAGTTAGAGGAAATTACCGAGGTGAAACAAATGGGAAATCTATTAATTAG
- a CDS encoding ATP-binding protein, with product MERVTFNHEYIQQLANAHHVDLNHLPTKEELDRKTAEQAAQQLKRDKMARYYSYSVWSGNIPLKFSFGNWDIAKQDNPHLAKSLGKKAFVLAKQLENQNFNVVMMGDRGVGKTSLALAMLDHLMSHGHSGMFVSTAELLRMVNDKYEDTSIRSKLLNITRSMIEVDVLVLDDFGTEGGMTGNIKPVHKDLQDIMYRVSNARVDFNHNTAKGITIITTNNTKGQLKQMYEGKFIDRVYPDNSAQQLIFDGMKGVRNV from the coding sequence ATGGAGCGTGTTACTTTTAATCATGAATATATTCAACAACTAGCCAATGCCCATCATGTTGACCTGAACCACTTGCCAACTAAAGAAGAATTAGATCGTAAGACGGCTGAACAAGCAGCTCAACAATTGAAACGGGACAAAATGGCCCGGTACTATAGCTACTCGGTCTGGTCCGGCAACATACCGCTCAAGTTTTCGTTTGGCAACTGGGATATTGCTAAGCAGGACAATCCACACTTAGCTAAGTCATTAGGCAAGAAAGCATTCGTGTTGGCTAAGCAATTAGAAAACCAAAACTTCAATGTCGTAATGATGGGTGATCGTGGCGTTGGTAAAACATCTTTAGCACTAGCTATGTTGGACCACCTGATGAGCCATGGTCATAGTGGCATGTTTGTATCAACTGCCGAGCTTCTAAGAATGGTCAATGACAAATATGAGGACACCTCAATTCGTTCCAAACTACTCAATATAACACGTTCGATGATTGAGGTTGATGTATTGGTACTAGATGATTTTGGCACAGAAGGCGGTATGACTGGCAACATTAAACCGGTTCATAAGGATCTGCAAGACATCATGTATCGGGTATCTAATGCTAGAGTTGATTTTAATCACAACACCGCTAAAGGTATCACCATCATTACGACCAACAATACCAAGGGACAGCTAAAACAGATGTATGAAGGCAAGTTCATTGATCGCGTATATCCAGATAACTCAGCACAGCAACTGATTTTTGACGGCATGAAAGGGGTGCGTAACGTATGA
- a CDS encoding DUF3310 domain-containing protein, which yields MTEIRPDYYRGSDGKDLFDRFEAGLLSPEETIGFYKANAIKYLTREADKNGEEDLDKALTYIGRLKQFKYPKNVDTTTDETRGNYKFDNDRYRKHQELVAQAWLDGYQVEAQHDTRTD from the coding sequence ATGACAGAAATTAGACCAGACTATTACCGCGGTAGTGATGGCAAAGATTTGTTTGACAGATTTGAGGCTGGACTTTTGTCCCCTGAGGAAACTATCGGCTTTTACAAGGCCAATGCCATCAAGTATCTAACTCGCGAAGCGGATAAAAATGGCGAAGAGGACTTAGATAAGGCCTTGACTTACATTGGTCGGCTAAAACAGTTTAAGTATCCGAAGAATGTTGATACAACTACCGATGAGACGCGCGGAAATTATAAGTTTGATAATGATCGTTACCGAAAACATCAGGAATTAGTTGCTCAGGCATGGCTGGACGGGTATCAAGTGGAGGCACAGCATGACACACGAACAGATTGA
- a CDS encoding transcriptional regulator yields MKRSTIRTVEDILRDYPKIDKYIEQCEQELRYPVTPVDENVGGGRAQNGFNDSTERLIITLDEDKRINALKKQRQVIDDCLDEVGPDTQAIIDEQYFRKYPRYTLTGMVENNMLSVGKSRAYKLKNLFIKKCAKGLGLYDL; encoded by the coding sequence GTGAAACGATCGACGATTAGAACAGTTGAGGACATCTTACGGGATTATCCTAAGATTGATAAGTACATTGAACAGTGTGAACAGGAGTTACGTTATCCGGTAACGCCGGTTGATGAGAATGTTGGCGGTGGCCGGGCGCAGAACGGATTCAACGACAGCACAGAGCGGTTAATTATCACGCTAGATGAGGACAAGCGGATTAACGCACTGAAGAAGCAGCGCCAAGTTATTGATGACTGCTTAGATGAAGTGGGTCCCGATACGCAAGCAATTATTGACGAGCAATATTTTCGGAAATATCCGCGCTATACCTTAACAGGAATGGTCGAAAATAACATGCTGAGCGTCGGTAAGTCACGAGCATATAAACTGAAAAATTTGTTTATAAAGAAGTGTGCTAAAGGATTAGGATTATACGATTTATAA
- a CDS encoding HNH endonuclease: MVNFPDHYCQQHYEHEAEYLASRERWARSHDKHYTHKYNTVTRNRDDTKRQQYDFYRTRQWSHLRQQVLERDHYLCAYCKVQGIITPAKTADHIVPIEYDQAIKANVDNLAVICGKCHRRKTDWEQRYYGTGQGNELRQVNEITDVIAINALMNKER, encoded by the coding sequence ATGGTTAACTTCCCAGATCACTATTGTCAACAACACTATGAACATGAAGCAGAGTACCTAGCAAGTCGTGAGCGTTGGGCACGTAGCCACGATAAGCATTACACGCACAAGTACAACACGGTCACACGTAATCGTGATGACACTAAGCGTCAGCAATACGACTTCTATCGTACAAGGCAATGGTCACATCTAAGGCAACAAGTCCTAGAACGTGACCATTACTTATGTGCTTACTGTAAAGTTCAAGGCATTATCACACCTGCTAAGACTGCTGATCACATTGTACCCATTGAGTACGACCAAGCAATCAAAGCAAACGTTGATAACCTTGCTGTCATCTGCGGTAAGTGTCATAGGAGAAAGACTGATTGGGAACAGCGATACTACGGGACTGGACAAGGTAACGAGCTAAGACAAGTCAATGAAATTACCGATGTGATTGCCATTAATGCATTGATGAATAAGGAGAGATGA
- a CDS encoding phage terminase small subunit P27 family: MKKADKDVNNGQLTRTPPAYLGRQAKVVWRRLVPFLEDNTPVMRIDSGLVEQYASQYEIYRNAYKHIQENGEVQAIYKTLQDQTGKKIGRDFVGYKRNPMTQIYDSAVKNLTKLGAELGLSPKSRSDLLKLNLDDHKDERSISDRMKEFLGG, from the coding sequence ATGAAAAAAGCAGATAAAGACGTCAACAACGGTCAATTAACGCGCACACCGCCAGCTTACTTAGGACGGCAAGCTAAGGTCGTTTGGCGTCGATTAGTGCCTTTTTTAGAGGATAACACCCCAGTTATGCGCATTGATAGCGGACTTGTGGAACAATATGCTTCTCAGTATGAGATTTACCGCAATGCGTATAAACATATCCAGGAAAACGGTGAAGTCCAAGCAATCTATAAAACGTTACAAGATCAGACCGGTAAAAAAATTGGTCGAGACTTCGTGGGCTACAAGCGAAACCCGATGACTCAAATTTATGATTCAGCGGTTAAAAATTTAACGAAGTTAGGCGCTGAATTGGGATTATCTCCTAAGTCACGTAGTGATTTGCTCAAGTTAAACTTAGATGACCACAAGGATGAGCGAAGCATTAGTGACCGCATGAAAGAATTTTTGGGAGGGTAA
- a CDS encoding DUF1056 family protein codes for MIFKRFFAMIWHYFDFLCFVSALIVADYGAFLFGKPWGVMAVAVTLFVIGWLSEVINTSQSKGGD; via the coding sequence ATGATTTTTAAACGCTTTTTTGCCATGATTTGGCACTATTTCGACTTTTTATGCTTCGTAAGTGCCCTAATTGTGGCGGATTACGGGGCCTTTTTATTTGGCAAACCTTGGGGTGTCATGGCAGTAGCAGTGACACTGTTTGTAATTGGGTGGCTGTCAGAAGTGATTAACACGTCCCAGAGTAAAGGAGGTGATTAA
- a CDS encoding phage portal protein: MPVFRPPEIKNQVQSVPVEDSDIVNFLAPNGQRDYVSATDALKNSDIYSVVSQLSGDLATVQLSANMPRAQGILNNPSNTANGHAFWQSMFAQLLLGGECFAYRWRNRNGLDMRWEYLRPSQVETYLLEDGSGLTYTVTFDETRLGVRQYVPQGDMIHIRLTGINGGQTGISPLEALTSELQIKDASNDLTLAALARSISAPGVLSIQHGGLLSEKMKASRSRNFMRQVNTSNGGPVVIDELEEYKPLEMKADVTKLLSQTDWTSRQIAKVFGIPDSYLNGQGDQQSNIDQIKGMYANALNRYMQCIVSELDNKLNATITANLRPAIDPLGDSFATTLSGLAKDGTIANNQATWVLQQLGYFPADMPEAIQPAEGGGNNEEGND; this comes from the coding sequence ATGCCAGTTTTCAGACCACCTGAGATTAAGAACCAAGTGCAAAGTGTGCCCGTTGAAGATAGCGACATTGTTAATTTTTTAGCCCCCAATGGTCAACGTGATTATGTCAGTGCAACAGATGCGCTAAAAAATTCTGATATTTATTCGGTAGTCAGTCAATTATCCGGTGATTTAGCGACGGTACAGCTTAGTGCCAATATGCCACGAGCGCAAGGTATTTTGAACAATCCCAGCAACACTGCTAATGGTCATGCGTTCTGGCAATCAATGTTCGCCCAGCTTTTATTAGGCGGCGAATGTTTCGCGTACCGCTGGCGCAATCGCAACGGGTTAGATATGCGTTGGGAATACTTGCGGCCCAGTCAGGTTGAAACGTACTTGTTGGAAGACGGAAGTGGCCTAACTTATACCGTGACGTTTGATGAAACACGATTAGGTGTACGGCAATACGTACCACAGGGTGACATGATTCACATTCGGTTAACTGGTATTAACGGCGGTCAAACAGGTATTAGCCCATTAGAAGCACTAACTAGTGAGCTACAGATTAAGGACGCTTCCAATGACTTAACCTTAGCTGCTTTAGCACGTTCTATCAGTGCTCCAGGTGTGCTATCTATTCAGCATGGCGGCCTGTTGAGTGAAAAAATGAAAGCTAGTCGATCACGTAACTTTATGAGGCAGGTTAACACATCTAACGGTGGCCCAGTTGTAATTGATGAGCTGGAAGAATATAAGCCACTCGAGATGAAGGCTGATGTAACTAAGCTTCTAAGCCAGACTGATTGGACAAGCCGCCAGATTGCCAAAGTATTTGGTATTCCGGATAGCTATTTAAACGGCCAAGGTGATCAGCAAAGCAACATTGACCAGATTAAAGGCATGTACGCCAATGCACTCAACCGTTATATGCAATGTATTGTATCTGAGCTGGACAACAAGCTGAACGCGACTATCACCGCCAATTTACGGCCGGCAATCGACCCATTAGGCGATTCCTTTGCCACGACTCTATCTGGATTGGCTAAGGACGGCACAATTGCTAATAATCAAGCTACCTGGGTGCTGCAACAACTAGGATACTTCCCTGCAGATATGCCAGAAGCCATTCAACCAGCGGAAGGAGGTGGAAATAACGAAGAAGGTAACGATTAA
- a CDS encoding head maturation protease, ClpP-related has product MTKKVTIKGDVVDNETAAFYQFFGMPAVSPASVSDVLDSAGPNDDVEVDIASNGGDVFAASEIYTMLKNYQGNVTVNVQGLAASAASVIAMAGDKVSISPTAQIMIHKAWSGVQGNADDLSHESNVLDSIDQSIVAAYVAKTGMDADDVLQLMANETWMTAQDAVDKGFADEIMFVDDKQPQFTNSISEIPSKAAINKFMNLISKSQPKHTQPKESQPANELMQSKLAILMGKNKEEAN; this is encoded by the coding sequence ATAACGAAGAAGGTAACGATTAAAGGTGACGTGGTCGACAATGAGACAGCGGCGTTCTATCAGTTCTTTGGTATGCCAGCTGTATCACCAGCCAGCGTGTCGGATGTGCTAGATAGCGCGGGTCCTAATGATGATGTAGAAGTTGACATTGCGTCTAACGGAGGCGACGTGTTTGCCGCTAGCGAGATCTACACGATGCTAAAAAATTATCAAGGTAACGTCACGGTTAATGTTCAAGGATTAGCTGCTAGTGCTGCTAGTGTGATTGCGATGGCTGGCGACAAAGTCTCTATCTCACCCACAGCACAAATTATGATTCATAAAGCTTGGTCCGGCGTCCAAGGCAACGCGGACGACTTATCGCATGAGTCGAATGTGCTAGACAGCATTGATCAGTCTATTGTTGCAGCGTATGTTGCTAAGACTGGCATGGACGCTGATGATGTGCTGCAATTAATGGCTAATGAAACTTGGATGACGGCACAAGATGCAGTGGATAAAGGCTTTGCTGATGAAATTATGTTTGTCGATGATAAGCAACCTCAATTCACTAATTCAATTTCAGAGATTCCTTCTAAGGCAGCAATCAACAAATTTATGAATCTGATTTCCAAGTCACAACCCAAACATACACAACCTAAAGAAAGCCAACCTGCTAATGAGTTAATGCAAAGCAAGTTGGCTATTTTGATGGGGAAAAATAAAGAGGAGGCCAACTAA
- a CDS encoding phage major capsid protein — translation MATNINNLNDAWIAQGQKVSDLNDKLNAAVLDDKFNKEEFENMTAERDNAVARRDALHEQLEEERKAQEIANMDDKNKTPLDDNEKGIKAEFIKNFQGMIKGDPKVMNLVTSSTDEGGNAIGLTIPQDIQTAINTLVRQYDSLQQYVNREAVTTQTGSRVYEKWTDVTALADLDDETATIGDNDDPKLSIIKYTIHRYAGITTATNSLLKDTADNIMAWLSQWIAKKVVVTRNAKIIEAMNKAPKKPTLAKFDDIITMINTAVDPAIKSTSFLMTNTSGFNVLSEVKDAMGRYLLQPDPTQPDRYLIRGKLVVEVADKWLPNVKATSATAYPLYYGDLSQAVTLFDRESTSLLTTNIGGGAFEKDQTKIRVIDRFDVEPTDTEAFVAGSFAAIADQPANFAAGSTTTPGK, via the coding sequence ATGGCTACGAATATTAATAACTTAAACGATGCCTGGATTGCCCAAGGGCAAAAGGTATCAGATCTGAATGACAAGCTTAATGCTGCCGTTTTAGATGATAAATTTAACAAAGAAGAATTCGAAAACATGACTGCAGAACGTGACAATGCGGTTGCCCGGCGTGACGCTTTACATGAACAATTGGAAGAAGAACGCAAGGCTCAAGAAATTGCCAATATGGATGATAAGAATAAGACCCCACTTGATGATAATGAAAAAGGCATCAAAGCTGAGTTCATTAAGAACTTCCAAGGCATGATTAAGGGTGACCCCAAAGTTATGAACTTGGTAACTTCTTCTACCGATGAAGGTGGCAATGCGATTGGCTTAACTATTCCTCAAGATATTCAAACGGCAATTAATACGCTGGTTCGCCAATACGATTCATTACAACAGTATGTTAATCGAGAAGCCGTTACAACTCAAACCGGGTCACGAGTTTACGAAAAGTGGACTGACGTGACAGCTTTAGCTGATTTAGATGATGAAACGGCTACCATTGGTGATAATGATGATCCTAAGCTATCCATTATCAAATATACGATCCATCGGTATGCTGGCATTACCACTGCCACTAATTCGTTACTAAAGGATACAGCTGACAACATCATGGCTTGGCTATCACAATGGATTGCCAAGAAGGTTGTAGTTACTCGCAACGCTAAGATCATTGAAGCAATGAACAAGGCGCCAAAGAAGCCGACCTTAGCTAAGTTTGATGACATCATTACGATGATCAACACGGCTGTTGATCCCGCTATCAAGTCTACGTCGTTCTTAATGACAAACACGTCCGGGTTTAACGTGCTGTCAGAAGTTAAGGACGCAATGGGCCGTTACTTATTGCAACCCGATCCAACACAACCTGATCGGTATTTAATCCGTGGCAAACTGGTTGTAGAGGTAGCTGACAAGTGGTTGCCTAACGTTAAAGCTACGTCAGCAACGGCTTATCCACTTTATTATGGCGATTTGTCGCAAGCAGTAACTTTGTTTGACCGAGAAAGTACTTCCTTATTAACTACCAATATTGGCGGTGGCGCCTTTGAAAAAGACCAAACTAAGATTCGTGTGATTGATCGGTTTGATGTGGAACCAACGGATACCGAAGCTTTTGTTGCTGGTTCATTTGCGGCGATTGCTGACCAACCAGCGAACTTTGCAGCAGGTTCTACAACCACACCTGGTAAGTAG
- a CDS encoding head-tail connector protein: MPTLDDLKLSLRLDGDADDQLLTGYLNTAKSYITQAVGTESDSFYDDASVVDLFNTAVLALASAYYNYRSSLVPTTAISIDLPVDSIIGQLRGLYDLKMEAITDDQSN, from the coding sequence ATGCCAACACTAGATGACCTCAAACTATCGCTACGCCTAGATGGTGATGCCGATGATCAGCTTCTGACCGGATATTTAAATACGGCAAAAAGCTATATCACACAAGCAGTTGGCACGGAATCAGACAGCTTCTATGATGATGCCAGTGTGGTTGATTTGTTTAATACAGCTGTGCTGGCATTAGCCTCAGCCTATTATAACTACCGCAGCTCTTTGGTTCCGACCACAGCAATTAGTATCGATCTACCGGTTGATTCAATCATTGGGCAACTGAGAGGGCTCTATGATCTGAAAATGGAGGCGATCACTGATGACCAAAGCAATTAA
- a CDS encoding phage head closure protein, producing MTKAINPSRMTFRIAFGHDADTGEVNPNTGTPIQQFSADFSCWAGQWSLNVQQQLTIAGAGITNAVVFFIRHNPAVNETLQVQRGSDLYKIDSIAADDGLQNEGFDLITCHRVVTKRG from the coding sequence ATGACCAAAGCAATTAATCCTTCACGAATGACTTTCCGTATCGCTTTTGGCCATGATGCCGATACTGGTGAGGTTAACCCGAATACTGGCACGCCAATTCAACAATTTTCAGCAGATTTTAGCTGTTGGGCGGGCCAGTGGTCGTTGAATGTGCAACAGCAATTAACCATAGCCGGAGCTGGGATCACTAATGCAGTGGTCTTTTTTATTCGCCATAATCCGGCCGTTAACGAGACGCTGCAAGTTCAGCGTGGATCGGATCTGTACAAGATTGACAGTATTGCGGCGGATGACGGCTTACAAAACGAGGGCTTTGACCTAATCACGTGCCATCGGGTGGTGACTAAGCGTGGCTAG
- a CDS encoding HK97-gp10 family putative phage morphogenesis protein, which produces MASLDEQLQHYFSQVKKKVPNKAQQQVITKAGADQLRDSYFQATKSKHYRYGRNTSHVKHLADAVVADDHDVDGYATGNSTVGFEKDPINHARIALFLNNGTVHIKGDHFIDTAIQSSKDKVLAAEYAKYKALTGGDPH; this is translated from the coding sequence GTGGCTAGTTTAGATGAGCAATTACAGCATTACTTTTCACAAGTTAAAAAGAAGGTGCCAAATAAAGCACAGCAACAAGTGATTACTAAGGCTGGTGCTGATCAACTACGGGATAGTTATTTTCAGGCTACCAAGTCTAAACATTATCGTTATGGTCGGAACACGAGCCATGTTAAGCATTTAGCGGATGCAGTGGTTGCTGACGATCACGATGTAGATGGATACGCGACGGGAAATTCAACGGTAGGATTTGAGAAGGATCCGATTAATCACGCTAGAATCGCGTTATTTCTCAATAATGGAACGGTGCATATTAAAGGCGACCATTTTATCGATACGGCCATTCAGTCAAGCAAAGATAAGGTTTTAGCTGCTGAATATGCCAAGTACAAGGCATTGACAGGTGGTGATCCTCATTAA
- a CDS encoding DUF806 family protein, protein MIQVYEIIKANKPSWIEGLYPENIPNVVDKSGSKTLVLITSVTEPLSGYRNDTFSELSASIQVQIFFSKTVAINVLDAQLELMNLLDDNGWIIATRYPNVVDPDTEQVTATFSVFKNIKIKRGN, encoded by the coding sequence GTGATTCAAGTTTACGAGATTATCAAAGCAAATAAACCATCCTGGATAGAGGGTTTATATCCAGAAAATATACCGAATGTTGTTGATAAAAGTGGTTCAAAGACGCTAGTGCTAATTACTAGTGTTACTGAGCCACTCTCTGGATATAGAAACGATACTTTTTCTGAGCTTAGTGCGTCAATTCAAGTACAGATTTTCTTTTCTAAAACAGTTGCGATCAATGTATTAGATGCACAGCTGGAACTGATGAACTTGCTTGATGATAATGGGTGGATTATCGCTACTCGCTACCCCAACGTAGTTGATCCGGATACTGAACAAGTCACAGCCACATTTTCTGTATTTAAAAATATAAAAATAAAAAGAGGTAATTAA
- a CDS encoding phage tail protein, with amino-acid sequence MSTHGVKDVTFGLIDSTGAIIADASKGISTTGIYLVDGDAEGATQANVTGLEADGTIGYANDGPKRVSNGSMEPKVALEFLDINFDILQKLKGFVNDGKGGWTRQLPKPHVAMLVHSRSYGGVDIYEGFANGQLVETGMNHGTDNNAETDANTTLTYQALDPLKADVFGGQPYKIWTSADKAFDKVAMMGEVFGGYKASSPLGK; translated from the coding sequence ATGAGTACACATGGTGTTAAAGACGTCACCTTTGGATTAATTGATTCAACAGGTGCCATTATTGCAGATGCTTCAAAAGGAATTTCTACAACCGGTATCTACTTGGTAGATGGGGACGCAGAAGGTGCCACCCAAGCTAACGTAACCGGGCTGGAAGCCGATGGTACAATCGGTTATGCCAATGACGGTCCTAAGCGGGTATCGAACGGTTCAATGGAACCCAAAGTCGCCCTCGAATTCTTGGATATTAACTTTGATATTTTGCAGAAATTAAAGGGATTCGTTAACGATGGTAAGGGCGGTTGGACACGTCAACTACCTAAGCCTCACGTTGCAATGTTAGTCCACTCTCGTTCCTATGGTGGTGTGGATATTTATGAAGGGTTTGCCAACGGCCAACTAGTCGAAACTGGTATGAACCACGGTACGGATAACAACGCTGAAACCGATGCTAATACCACATTGACTTACCAAGCATTGGACCCACTGAAGGCTGATGTATTTGGGGGCCAGCCATATAAGATTTGGACTAGCGCTGATAAAGCCTTCGATAAGGTAGCCATGATGGGTGAAGTATTCGGTGGATATAAGGCGAGTAGTCCTCTAGGTAAGTAA
- a CDS encoding phage tail tube assembly chaperone codes for MKISIAKLGLKKKSAEVKTTVKVVNEATNLQILMLKMDKMQLDSDADPLTVMEQSQKAVTAMTSFLQAVLKLSEKELDTVMNAVTMDELSNFISYVLARIQGLSDEQWQETLKENEDEESPKK; via the coding sequence ATGAAAATTAGTATCGCGAAACTTGGATTAAAGAAAAAATCAGCAGAAGTAAAAACCACGGTAAAGGTTGTCAATGAAGCCACTAATCTTCAAATTTTGATGTTGAAGATGGACAAGATGCAATTGGATTCAGATGCTGACCCATTAACTGTCATGGAACAGTCTCAAAAGGCGGTCACAGCCATGACTAGCTTCCTTCAAGCTGTTTTAAAGTTATCAGAAAAAGAATTAGACACGGTAATGAATGCCGTCACTATGGACGAATTGTCAAACTTTATCAGTTATGTACTGGCACGGATTCAAGGATTGTCTGATGAACAATGGCAAGAAACACTCAAGGAAAATGAGGACGAAGAAAGCCCAAAAAAGTAA